The Ornithinimicrobium faecis genome includes a window with the following:
- a CDS encoding LLM class flavin-dependent oxidoreductase: MPSTNTRVPLSVLELVPRSQGMTPAEAMQHSTALATRLDELGYERLWVAEHHGTESFMSSATSLILGHFANHTHGIRLGSGGVMLPNHSPLMVAEYYGTLATLHGDRFDLGLGRAPGTDPVTAAALARSASGLNDFAGNVLDLVSYLGDGQTTRVRALPGEGTNVPIWMLGSSTGGAQVAAALGLPFSFASHFAPQQMREALAVYRERFNPDAETAQVDKPTVMAGINVLVAPSEAEAHYLFTTAQQMVAAIRTGGSAPLAPPVDDLSTVVPEAMLPMISEFHSVKAVGDPSQVVPQIEEFAAAYELDELIITTYTHDPAMRQRSFELLADAWGITPRA, encoded by the coding sequence ATGCCCTCGACGAACACCCGTGTGCCCCTGTCCGTCCTCGAGTTGGTCCCCCGGTCCCAGGGCATGACGCCCGCCGAGGCCATGCAGCACTCGACCGCGCTGGCGACCCGCCTGGATGAGTTGGGCTACGAACGGCTCTGGGTGGCCGAGCACCACGGCACCGAGTCGTTCATGTCCTCAGCCACCTCCCTGATCCTCGGGCACTTTGCCAACCACACCCACGGCATACGGCTGGGCTCTGGCGGCGTCATGCTGCCCAACCACTCCCCCCTGATGGTCGCCGAGTACTACGGCACCCTGGCCACCCTGCACGGTGACCGGTTCGACCTCGGGCTGGGCCGCGCGCCGGGCACCGACCCGGTGACTGCGGCGGCGCTGGCCCGCAGTGCCAGTGGGCTCAACGACTTCGCCGGCAACGTGCTGGACCTGGTGAGCTATCTCGGCGACGGCCAGACCACCCGCGTGCGTGCGCTGCCCGGCGAGGGCACCAACGTGCCGATCTGGATGCTCGGCTCCTCCACCGGAGGCGCCCAGGTCGCCGCAGCCCTCGGCCTGCCGTTCAGTTTCGCCAGTCACTTTGCGCCGCAACAGATGCGGGAGGCGCTGGCGGTCTATCGCGAGCGCTTCAACCCCGACGCCGAGACCGCGCAGGTCGACAAGCCGACCGTGATGGCCGGCATCAACGTGCTGGTCGCGCCGTCGGAGGCCGAGGCCCACTATCTGTTCACGACCGCCCAGCAGATGGTCGCCGCCATCCGCACCGGTGGCTCCGCGCCGCTGGCCCCGCCGGTCGATGACCTCAGCACGGTCGTGCCCGAGGCGATGCTGCCGATGATCAGCGAGTTCCACTCGGTCAAGGCGGTCGGCGACCCCTCGCAGGTCGTGCCGCAGATCGAGGAGTTCGCCGCTGCCTATGAGCTGGACGAGCTGATCATCACGACCTACACCCACGACCCCGCCATGCGCCAGCGCTCCTTCGAGCTGCTCGCCGACGCGTGGGGCATCACGCCCCGGGCCTGA